One Companilactobacillus heilongjiangensis genomic window, AATGACTCGATTGGGAGCCATTTTTTTTATCAATGAACCAGCCCAGAATGATCCAAAAATCCAAACGATTGAACTTGGTGTAACGGCGAATCCACCCATTGATGGACTCAAACCTAGAATACCTTGCATCCAAGTTGGAATATAAGCTTCGAATCCAATCAAGAAGCCACTGACCAACAAAGCTAAAACATTTTGAATAACGAAAGTTTTATTCTTAAATAATTCCAAAGGTAAAATTGGATCAGCAACATGTTTTTCAACATGAATAAAGACAAATATCGAAATAATTGAAACTAAAACTAAACCAATTGGCAAAACCATTGCGCTAGTACCAATATTTTGTAATGCCAGCATCAATGGCAACAATACTAAAATCAACATGATAGTTCCCATGTAGTCAATTCTAATTTTCTCATGCTCTCGTTTGTCTTCTTTAAAGAAGATCCAAATCAAAGCCATCGTCAATAAACCAACTGGTAAATTGATTAAGAAAACCCAGTGCCAGCTCAAGCGTTCAACGATAAATCCACCTAATAACGGTGCTATAACGGCAGCAATCCCCCACGCTGAACCGTTTAAGCCCAGGATACGAGCACGTTTTTCCAATGGATATATATCCGCAATAATCGTAAATGTTAACGGTTGGATTGCTCCAGAACCGATACCTTGGATTACACGCGCCAAGATTAACGTCAACATTGAATTCGACATCGCACACAAAGTCGAACCAATGACGAAGATCACTAAACCAATCAATAGAACTGGTTTACGACCGACTATATCTGATAATTTTCCATAAATTGGTGTCGCTACGGCAGTCATCAGCAGATAAACTGAGAAGACCCAGTTCATCAAACTGACCCCATGTAGACTCCCGATAATTGTCGGCATCGCAGTCGAAACGATAGTTCCCTCAATTGCCGTCATGAATGTCGCAATAAATACCGCAATCGTGACGATTACAACATTTGACTGATTTTTTTGTTCCATTAAATAATTCCTCCCATAAAAAAAGAGACCTTCCCTAAAGTAAAAACTTTAAAGAACGCCTCTGTAATCACCGATTAAATTTTCAAGAAACTCTTAATATCATTAACTTTATCAAGTTTTTCCCATGGTAAATCGATATCTGTACGTCCGAAGTGGCCATATGCGGCCGTCTTCTTATAGATTGGTCTTTGTAGATCAAGCATTTTAATGATACCTAGTGGACGTAGGTCGAAGAACTTGTTGATAACTTCCTCAAGTTGTTCTTCGGAATAATCACTAGTACCAAATGTATCAACGTGAATTGACACAGGTTTTGCCACACCGATAGCGTAAGCAATTTGAATCTCAACCTTTTCAGCTACACCAGCAGCTACAAGGTTTTTAGCAATGTATCTGGCAGCGTAACTAGCTGAACGGTCAACTTTAGTAGCATCCTTACCTGAGAAGGCACCACCACCGTGACGAGCAAAACCACCGTATGTATCAACGATAACTTTACGTCCTGTAAGTCCGGAATCTCCTTCTGGACCACCGATAACGAAACGACCAGTAGGATTAATTAAAATCTTTGTCTTGTCGTCCATCATGTTTGCTGGGACAACTTCATCGATAACATATTTCTTGATATCTTTTTGAACTTGTTCCAAACTTGCTTCAGCTTTGTGCTGTGTACTCAAAACAATTGTATCGACACGAACTGGATGATCATTTTCATCATATTCAATTGTGACTTGTGACTTAGCGTCCGGCATCAAGTAGTCGATAGTACCGTTCTTTCTAACTTCGGCCGTCTTTCTCATCAACTTGTGAGCGAGAGAAATTGGCAATGGCATGAATTCTTTAGTTTCATTTGTAGCGAAACCGAAAACAAAACCTTGATCTCCGGCACCGATTTGATCCAATGGATCCTTATCGTCGTTACCACGTTCTTCCAATGCATCGTCAACACCCTGAGCAATATCAGGAGATTGTTCATCTAGTGCAACTAATACGGCACAACTATTACCATTGAAGCCTGGGTTTGAACCATCATAGCCAATATCGGTAATTGTTTTACGTACGACACTTTGAATATCAACATATGCAGAAGTTGAAATTTCACCTACAACTAGTACTAAACCAGTTGTAACAGTTGTCTCGCAGGCAACACGCGCATCTTTATCCTTTGCTAAAATAGCATCGAGAATTGCATCACTTATTTGATCAGCAACTTTATCTGGATGTCCTTCTGAAACTGATTCAGAAGTAAATAAATAATTTTTTGACATATCTTTTCCACCTTTTCGGTTACAGGGCCTCTCCTTAAACAAAAAAAGGATCCCATCAGGAACCTTTTAATAGGTTAACACAAAATTAATTCATTTTCATGAAAAAACTCGGTTTGACGTGCAACTTTTTCTACATTAATATGTTTTTATGAGCCAAAGGAGTTCACATGGATAAATTAAAATCTAAAAAAATATTATCAGCCTTTATTGAATTCATTAGCTACCATATTTTTCCGTTTATCTTCATTTTCGTCCACGATTTGAATAATTACTCACTACACGGATTTTTAATCATCATGGTGGCGATGGTAGCTTTATATAAGGAATACATTTTAACGTTGAATCCCAATAAGTACTTCCATATTTTATACAGTGTCATCTATATATTATTGGCTGCGCTGTCGTTGCATTCACTGAATCTTTTCGTAATAGTTTTAGTCTTTGCACAATTAGCTTTCCTATATATGACAAGATATTTACCAGATAAATATCAAAACTTGGTTTCATTAGTGGAAGATTTCGTTGTTCCAAGTTTCATGTCAATAGCTTTAGCCTTCACTTACATGCACTTTATTTCGGTAAACTTTGTTGTCCCACTATTGTTGGTCAATCTAGCGACCGTGTTGATCAATTACTTTGAAGGAACTAAAGCTGATTACATCGAATTAGCAGTTATTTCAGGTCTTTGTGTGATTTTATTCCTGCTAAATTACATCAGCCTGTGGACAGCCTTAGCAATCATCGTATTTATAGTTGCGATGTCATTATTGAAAAAATATAAAAATTTCAACCAGTCGAATCTTTTTTATCGAGTTATTGGCAATTTGATTCTTGTTGTTTAGCTCCGGGTACAAAAAAAGATGAAGTCTGCTGTGCGACCGACTTGAGCCAAGGTCTCAAGTCTCGATTTTGAACTTCGAGAAAATCACTCGAATTTCAAAATACGTCGGTATTGTAATGGCTAAAGCCATAACAATACTTGCACTGCGGACTTCATCTTTTTTGTACCCTCCGCCTTTTTTGTATTGGGCAGTGGATTAGTTTAACTAATGGATATTTCTCATTTCCTTAAATTCAACTAAAATCCATATATATATTAAAAGAAAAAAATCGGCGAATTTTATAATCAAGTTAGCCACTTTCAATAAAAGCTCAAAATAAAAACACCAAGACGAAAAAATCAGGTATCATTGGAGTTCCTACACAAACAATGAAAGAGGTTTTTCGTCTTGATGCAAGAAAATGATACCATAATACGACCTAAGGGACACCATTTAACTGAAATTGAACGTGGTGAAATAGCTTCGCTTCACCTTTTGGGATTCTCAAATCGTAAGATTGCTCACGCCGTTGGCGTTTGCCCTCAAACTATTAATAATGAGATCCGCAGAGGGACCGTAAGACAGGTTAAAAAGGTTAATGGGAAACAATATTTCTCTAATGATTATTACCCTGATACCGCTCAATTACGTTATGACACGCTGCGTAAGCAGTGTCATCGACCTTCTAAGTTTAATCGAGTTAAACAATTCCTAAGCTACTTTGTAGAACAGTTCAAACAGGGGTGGTCTCCAGATATAATCGCAGGTAGATCACGTGTCGATGGGTTATTCTTTAAAGATGAAATGGTATCAACTACCACTCTTTATAAGTACATCGATGAACAACGTTTAGAGATACGTAATATAGACTTAACCGACAAAATGAATAGATCTACCAAGCTACACGTTTCGAAGAAACATAAGCGTCTATTGGGTAGAAGTATCGAGGAACGTCCTGAGAGCGTTGACTTGCGAGAAGATTTTGGTGACTTTGAAATTGATACTATCGTTGGTAAGAGAAATGGTCACGAGAGCGTAGTCTTAACACTTATTGAGCGTAAATCCAGATTCGAGATAATGCGACTTATTGACGGTAGAGATGCCGACTCTGTTGATTACGCTATGGAAGAGATCAAACATAATTACGGTCACATTATCAACTCGATAACCGCAGATAATGGTCCTGAATTTGCTAATCTCGATTCTGTTATGTCTGGAGTTTCAGATGTTTATTTTGCACATCCATATACTTCCTCAGAAAGAGGAACCAATGAAGCACATAATAGAATGATTCGTCGTGACTTGCCCAAAGGGCTGTCACTCGATTCTATTGCTCCAGATTTAGTATCCTCTATTGAATCAAAGCTCAATGATATGCCTAGAAAGTTGTTGAACTACAAAACTCCACGGGAACTATTCACTAGTTTCTGTGGAGTTTAGAAATGCACTTTTCTGGCACTGATATATTTCGTATTTATTTTTTGGACAAGTGGCTAACTTGTTCTTGTAATTTTCGAAAGAAAAAAATCCATACAAAAGTGCTTTAACATCAATTAAAATTGAAGTTAACAATAAACTTAGCCTCCGGTTGTCAGAAATATAGTCTGCAATGGAGGCGGCGTTACAGCTTTAGCCGTTACACCACGGGACGAGCTTGGAGACTTGCGGTTTTTGCAAGGCTTCAAGTCGAGGTTCGAGACCGCTCTTCGGCTCGGACCGGTCCCCATAGCAGAACTATATTTCTGACAACCGAAGGCGGCAAATATATATACAAAGACATAAAAAAACACCTAACAATTAAGTTAGATGTTTAAGCGCTTTTGGTATGGAGGATACAGGGATCGAACCTGTGACCTCCTGCTTGTAAGGCAGATGCTCTCCCAGCTGAGCTAATCCTCCAAAAGTGACTCCTACGGGATTTGAACCCATGTTACCGCCGTGAAAGGGCGGTGTCTTAACCACTTGACCAAGGAGTCATAAATATTTAATTGATATATTGCTCTCTCAAGCACAAGAAATATAATACAATAATAATAAAGGTGTAGCAAGCTTTTTTTTACATTTTTTCGAACTTTTTTTAAAAACAGGAGGATAATGAACTTTGAACGTGCAAAAATACTTTGAAACCGGTAAAACTATGGACTTGGCCCAAGATATGCTTGGACATACTTTTACTTACAAATCTGACGAAGGTACCTTCTCAGGCTTAATCGTTGAGACTGAAGCCTACTTGGGACCAATCGATATGGCGGCCCACAGTTACAATGGTCGTCACACCCCTGCCAATGATCCACTCTACCAAGCCGGTGGAACAATTTACATTTATTCAATTCACAGTTGGCTTGATATGGATATTAGCATTCAAACAGCTGGCACTCCAAACGGCATTCTTATTCGCGCTCTGCAACCAATTGAGGGTATTGAGCAAATGGAAGTCAATCGTAATAGAACTGGCTTTGAGACGACTAACGGGCCTGCTAAATGGATGGCGGCCTTTGGCATCAAAGATAAATCACTCTCTGGCACTAAGTTGAATGAAAATAATTTCATTTTTTCAGCAAAAAAAGTCCAGACTCCCCAAAACATTTTAGCAACACCACGTATTGGTGTGAAAAATAAGGAGCCATGGACTTCGAAAAATATGCGTTTTATTGTTGAAGGTAATCCTTATGTTTCAAAATTACCAAAACGTGATATGAATCTTGACACTTACGGTTGGCTATAAACG contains:
- a CDS encoding IS30 family transposase — encoded protein: MQENDTIIRPKGHHLTEIERGEIASLHLLGFSNRKIAHAVGVCPQTINNEIRRGTVRQVKKVNGKQYFSNDYYPDTAQLRYDTLRKQCHRPSKFNRVKQFLSYFVEQFKQGWSPDIIAGRSRVDGLFFKDEMVSTTTLYKYIDEQRLEIRNIDLTDKMNRSTKLHVSKKHKRLLGRSIEERPESVDLREDFGDFEIDTIVGKRNGHESVVLTLIERKSRFEIMRLIDGRDADSVDYAMEEIKHNYGHIINSITADNGPEFANLDSVMSGVSDVYFAHPYTSSERGTNEAHNRMIRRDLPKGLSLDSIAPDLVSSIESKLNDMPRKLLNYKTPRELFTSFCGV
- a CDS encoding DNA-3-methyladenine glycosylase; the protein is MQKYFETGKTMDLAQDMLGHTFTYKSDEGTFSGLIVETEAYLGPIDMAAHSYNGRHTPANDPLYQAGGTIYIYSIHSWLDMDISIQTAGTPNGILIRALQPIEGIEQMEVNRNRTGFETTNGPAKWMAAFGIKDKSLSGTKLNENNFIFSAKKVQTPQNILATPRIGVKNKEPWTSKNMRFIVEGNPYVSKLPKRDMNLDTYGWL
- a CDS encoding MDR family MFS transporter, producing MEQKNQSNVVIVTIAVFIATFMTAIEGTIVSTAMPTIIGSLHGVSLMNWVFSVYLLMTAVATPIYGKLSDIVGRKPVLLIGLVIFVIGSTLCAMSNSMLTLILARVIQGIGSGAIQPLTFTIIADIYPLEKRARILGLNGSAWGIAAVIAPLLGGFIVERLSWHWVFLINLPVGLLTMALIWIFFKEDKREHEKIRIDYMGTIMLILVLLPLMLALQNIGTSAMVLPIGLVLVSIISIFVFIHVEKHVADPILPLELFKNKTFVIQNVLALLVSGFLIGFEAYIPTWMQGILGLSPSMGGFAVTPSSIVWIFGSFWAGSLIKKMAPNRVIYISLFFLAIANALLLAAGPTTPFWYFCMLAGIAGLGFGLTITTTTVTSQTVVEPENVGVATSFNTLLRTIGQSMMVSVYGIVLNTALAKGAAGNKHITVDMMNKLIDPQTANSLPHQLLPKMRQILFSGLHNIYVATLVLLIVGLILNAFELKNRKILGSK
- the metK gene encoding methionine adenosyltransferase; this translates as MSKNYLFTSESVSEGHPDKVADQISDAILDAILAKDKDARVACETTVTTGLVLVVGEISTSAYVDIQSVVRKTITDIGYDGSNPGFNGNSCAVLVALDEQSPDIAQGVDDALEERGNDDKDPLDQIGAGDQGFVFGFATNETKEFMPLPISLAHKLMRKTAEVRKNGTIDYLMPDAKSQVTIEYDENDHPVRVDTIVLSTQHKAEASLEQVQKDIKKYVIDEVVPANMMDDKTKILINPTGRFVIGGPEGDSGLTGRKVIVDTYGGFARHGGGAFSGKDATKVDRSASYAARYIAKNLVAAGVAEKVEIQIAYAIGVAKPVSIHVDTFGTSDYSEEQLEEVINKFFDLRPLGIIKMLDLQRPIYKKTAAYGHFGRTDIDLPWEKLDKVNDIKSFLKI